A single region of the Candidatus Methylomirabilis lanthanidiphila genome encodes:
- the birA gene encoding Bifunctional ligase/repressor BirA, producing MTGPQEILAPLREAEIRSGLIIRRIGTTIHLFQEVESTNDEAAALASRGEAEGTIVIAERQRRGRGRLGRRWESPTGLGLYLSVILRPAIPPQSAPILTLMGAVAGAEAIERTTGLTTTLKWPNDLILHGRKVGGILGEMAAEGARLLHVIIGIGINVNQTETDFAGELRQIATSLRVEAGQPIDRTAMARSLCESLDGWYERFLSHGPQPILEQVRRRCLTVGRMVTARSGDEEVSGFAVEMDDLGRLVIRDATGALHHLVAGDVTLTG from the coding sequence ATGACGGGTCCTCAGGAAATCTTAGCGCCATTACGGGAGGCGGAGATCCGGTCCGGTTTGATCATACGGCGGATCGGGACCACTATCCACCTGTTCCAGGAGGTCGAGTCGACGAACGACGAAGCGGCGGCGCTGGCCAGCCGTGGCGAGGCGGAGGGGACGATCGTCATCGCGGAGCGGCAGCGGCGGGGGCGCGGTCGGCTGGGTCGTCGATGGGAATCGCCAACAGGGCTGGGGCTGTATCTCTCCGTCATCCTGAGGCCGGCGATCCCGCCGCAGAGCGCCCCCATACTCACCCTTATGGGCGCGGTGGCAGGGGCCGAGGCGATTGAGCGGACGACGGGACTCACGACGACGCTCAAGTGGCCCAACGACCTGATCCTGCACGGCCGAAAGGTGGGCGGTATCCTGGGCGAGATGGCGGCCGAGGGCGCCCGCCTGCTTCATGTCATCATTGGGATCGGCATTAACGTGAATCAGACCGAGACGGACTTTGCGGGAGAGCTGCGCCAGATCGCGACGTCGCTCCGAGTCGAGGCCGGTCAACCCATAGATCGAACCGCGATGGCGCGGTCACTCTGTGAGAGCCTCGACGGCTGGTACGAGCGGTTCTTGAGCCATGGACCTCAGCCTATTCTCGAGCAGGTCCGGCGTCGCTGTCTGACGGTGGGCAGGATGGTCACGGCCCGATCCGGGGATGAAGAGGTGTCGGGTTTCGCGGTCGAGATGGACGACCTCGGGCGACTGGTGATCCGCGACGCGACGGGCGCATTGCATCACCTGGTTGCCGGTGATGTCACGCTGACGGGGTAG
- a CDS encoding valyl-tRNA synthetase encodes MTEPEISRVKKAGYDPHGIEERWIKVWEAAGASRVDESLPKPPYAIVIPPPNITGFLHIGHAMNNTLQDILIRWRRMQGYNALWLPGTDHAGIATQNVVERQLADGGRRREDLGREGFVERVWQWKEESGGTIVRQLKRLGASCDWERECFTMDEPRQRAVREVFVRLFHEGLIYRGERLINWCPRCRTALSDIEVEHEDAKGLLYHIAYPLVDDPATTLIVATTRPETMLGDTAVAVHPDDPRYNYLIGRQVRLPLTGRTIPVVGDPILVDREFGTGAVKITPAHDFNDFEAGERHGLPRIALFDEAGRIASAIADAQIEPALYGEIRELGTEKAREIVVRRLQERGLLIKVEDHLHAVGKCYRCRTVVEPFLSPQWFVRIGPLADPAIRAVEEGRTRFVPQHWENTYFAWMRNIKDWCISRQLWWGHQVPAWYCRQCDVDNLLLEAAGAATSRTTLDGEEAHRILRDATPIVALSPPAACPRCGGQELVRDPDVLDTWFSSALWPFSTMGWPEQTELLRRFYPTSTLVTSFDIIFFWVARMMMMGLKFMNDVPFREVYIHALVRDAEGQKMSKSKGNVIDPLEIIDKHGADAFRFTLAALAAQGRDIRLSEERIEGYRHFCNKLWNAHQFLARYLPLLEGPVPVVVGKGGLPTAPTLDLADRWLLSRLHGLIGSVTGALEGYRFNEAASALYQFVWHEYCDWYLEIVKSRMASAESSREQQQTGVALLLLGLETALRLLHPFMPFITEEIWTQLPNRGGTSLMLEHWPKADPSWEAADAEASMGLLMELTRAARDLRSDLEIAPSKSIRLVLRTSSDHDDRAIDAVLPYLAALTRAEHVASGQHLDRPTRAAVSLVGSVEVHLPVDDLSLFTARQQKLRRELDKVEQELARVDKKLSNADFVSKAPAEVVTKEREGQTRLMDTRAKLLQHLERIEQLLR; translated from the coding sequence ATGACAGAACCCGAGATATCACGCGTGAAGAAAGCCGGATACGATCCGCACGGGATTGAAGAGCGTTGGATAAAGGTCTGGGAGGCGGCCGGCGCCAGTCGCGTCGATGAGTCGTTGCCGAAGCCGCCGTATGCCATTGTGATCCCTCCGCCGAATATCACCGGTTTCCTGCACATCGGCCACGCCATGAACAACACCCTTCAGGACATCCTGATTCGATGGCGGCGGATGCAGGGGTATAACGCCCTCTGGCTCCCCGGCACCGACCATGCCGGGATTGCGACGCAGAACGTGGTCGAGCGACAGCTTGCCGACGGGGGACGCCGCCGGGAGGATCTTGGTCGCGAAGGGTTTGTAGAGCGGGTCTGGCAGTGGAAGGAGGAGTCGGGCGGGACGATCGTCCGTCAGCTCAAGCGGCTGGGGGCATCCTGCGACTGGGAGCGGGAATGTTTCACCATGGACGAACCGCGCCAGCGGGCGGTCCGCGAGGTGTTTGTCCGCCTGTTCCACGAGGGGTTGATCTATCGCGGAGAGCGGCTGATCAACTGGTGCCCTCGCTGCCGGACGGCGCTGTCGGATATCGAGGTTGAGCACGAAGACGCAAAAGGTCTCCTCTATCATATTGCCTATCCGCTTGTGGATGATCCTGCGACAACCCTCATCGTGGCCACCACGCGACCCGAAACGATGTTGGGCGATACCGCCGTGGCGGTTCATCCTGACGACCCGCGCTACAATTACTTGATCGGCCGTCAGGTGAGGCTGCCGCTCACCGGGCGAACCATACCGGTGGTGGGCGACCCGATTCTCGTGGATCGGGAGTTCGGCACCGGGGCGGTGAAGATCACCCCTGCGCACGACTTCAACGACTTTGAGGCCGGCGAGCGGCACGGCCTGCCTCGAATCGCGCTCTTCGACGAAGCAGGCAGGATCGCGAGTGCGATAGCCGACGCTCAGATTGAGCCTGCGTTATATGGCGAGATCAGGGAACTGGGGACGGAGAAGGCTCGCGAAATCGTAGTGCGCCGGTTGCAGGAGCGAGGCTTGCTCATCAAGGTCGAAGACCACCTACATGCGGTTGGAAAGTGCTACCGCTGCAGAACGGTGGTAGAGCCGTTCCTCTCGCCTCAGTGGTTCGTCAGGATAGGGCCGCTGGCCGATCCTGCTATTCGGGCGGTGGAAGAGGGCAGGACCAGGTTTGTCCCCCAGCATTGGGAGAACACCTACTTTGCCTGGATGCGGAACATCAAGGACTGGTGCATCTCGCGGCAATTGTGGTGGGGACACCAGGTTCCGGCCTGGTACTGCCGGCAGTGCGATGTAGACAACCTCCTGCTTGAAGCGGCAGGTGCCGCAACGTCCAGGACCACGCTGGATGGCGAGGAGGCTCACAGAATTCTCCGCGATGCCACGCCGATCGTCGCCTTATCGCCCCCTGCTGCCTGCCCTCGATGTGGCGGGCAGGAGTTGGTTCGGGACCCCGATGTCCTCGATACCTGGTTCTCCTCGGCCCTCTGGCCTTTCTCGACCATGGGCTGGCCGGAGCAGACTGAGTTGCTCCGCCGCTTTTATCCCACCTCGACGCTGGTCACCAGCTTCGACATCATCTTTTTCTGGGTGGCCAGGATGATGATGATGGGACTCAAGTTTATGAACGATGTCCCCTTCAGAGAGGTCTATATCCATGCCCTGGTGCGCGACGCTGAGGGGCAGAAGATGTCGAAGTCAAAAGGCAACGTCATCGATCCCCTCGAGATTATCGACAAACATGGCGCCGATGCGTTCCGCTTCACCCTGGCCGCGCTCGCAGCCCAGGGGCGCGACATTCGGCTCTCGGAAGAGCGGATCGAGGGGTATCGCCATTTCTGCAACAAACTGTGGAACGCCCATCAGTTCCTCGCCCGATACCTGCCGCTGCTCGAAGGCCCCGTCCCGGTGGTTGTCGGTAAGGGCGGTTTGCCAACCGCCCCTACGCTCGATCTGGCGGACCGGTGGCTGCTGAGCCGCCTGCATGGTCTCATCGGGTCCGTGACAGGGGCGCTGGAGGGGTATCGGTTCAATGAGGCGGCGTCGGCGCTCTATCAGTTCGTCTGGCACGAGTACTGCGACTGGTATCTGGAGATCGTGAAATCTCGCATGGCCTCGGCGGAGTCGAGCCGTGAGCAACAGCAAACCGGGGTTGCTCTGCTGCTTCTTGGGCTGGAGACCGCATTGCGCCTGCTGCACCCGTTCATGCCGTTTATTACCGAGGAGATTTGGACGCAACTACCGAACCGTGGGGGGACCAGCCTGATGCTGGAGCACTGGCCTAAAGCCGACCCGTCGTGGGAGGCTGCCGACGCCGAAGCCTCGATGGGCCTCTTGATGGAGCTGACGCGGGCGGCCCGCGACCTGCGCTCGGATCTCGAGATTGCTCCGTCGAAGTCGATCCGGCTCGTGCTTCGGACCTCCTCGGACCATGACGACCGGGCGATCGACGCGGTTCTGCCGTATCTCGCCGCGCTCACGCGCGCAGAGCACGTCGCCTCCGGCCAACATCTGGATCGACCTACGCGGGCTGCGGTGAGCCTGGTGGGGAGCGTTGAAGTCCACCTGCCGGTGGACGACCTGTCGCTTTTTACGGCCAGACAGCAGAAGCTGCGGCGTGAGCTGGATAAGGTGGAGCAGGAACTGGCGCGGGTGGACAAAAAGCTGAGCAATGCCGATTTCGTCTCGAAGGCGCCGGCAGAGGTGGTAACCAAGGAACGCGAGGGGCAGACCCGGCTCATGGATACCAGGGCCAAACTGCTTCAGCATCTTGAACGGATCGAACAGCTCCTGCGATAG
- a CDS encoding pantothenate kinase has product MLLALDVGNTNTTVGVFEGKELRVHWRLSTRRDGTGDEYGMLISNLLQLAGLELSQISAIILASVVPPLQSSLEEMAHRYFRIEPLVVGQGIKIGMPILYDSPREVGADRIVNAVAAFEVYGGPAIVVDFGTATTFDAVSAKGEYLGGVIAPGIGIAAEALFERTAKLPRIDIAKPNTVVGKTTVASMQSGLFFGYLGLVEGIVMRMREEMGGDPVVIGTGGLAHLILAESPSIKHVDSLLTLTGLRILYDRNL; this is encoded by the coding sequence ATGCTGCTCGCATTGGACGTGGGTAATACCAATACAACGGTCGGGGTATTCGAAGGCAAAGAGCTCCGGGTACATTGGCGACTCAGTACCCGGCGGGACGGGACCGGCGACGAGTACGGGATGTTGATCAGCAATCTGCTACAGCTCGCCGGGCTGGAGTTGAGTCAGATTTCCGCCATCATTCTCGCGTCAGTTGTCCCACCGCTCCAGTCATCATTGGAAGAGATGGCCCATCGCTACTTCCGGATCGAGCCCCTGGTGGTCGGCCAGGGGATTAAGATCGGCATGCCGATCTTATACGACAGCCCGCGTGAGGTGGGCGCCGACCGGATCGTTAACGCGGTGGCGGCCTTCGAGGTGTACGGCGGCCCGGCGATCGTGGTGGATTTTGGCACCGCCACTACCTTTGATGCGGTCTCGGCCAAGGGGGAGTATCTGGGGGGTGTCATTGCGCCCGGTATCGGGATCGCCGCTGAGGCCCTGTTTGAACGGACCGCGAAGCTGCCCCGGATCGATATCGCCAAGCCGAACACTGTGGTGGGAAAAACGACGGTGGCCAGCATGCAATCCGGCCTGTTCTTCGGTTATCTTGGGCTGGTTGAAGGGATCGTCATGCGGATGCGCGAAGAAATGGGAGGTGATCCTGTCGTCATCGGTACCGGAGGGCTTGCTCACCTGATCCTCGCCGAGTCACCAAGCATCAAGCACGTGGACTCGCTGCTCACGCTGACCGGCCTTCGGATCCTCTACGACCGCAATCTCTAA